One genomic segment of Myotis daubentonii chromosome 14, mMyoDau2.1, whole genome shotgun sequence includes these proteins:
- the LOC132215512 gene encoding serine protease 44-like, with protein MPLPGGLGGTRALGLLVLLLLRQPRLPEARAGGAGAPAPSPAPSGGGRQHPGAGPRELPPVMLLGRAAQRPAVLGPGGAGRAPAGGVALQAPSSPAPGCGHQTMRIVGGRPAAERQWPWQVSLQIKDEHVCGGSLIANRWVLTAAHCIFGFLDYTVKVGGIHVHHASKMAVRVPVRDIVIHQDFSTFKRIENDIALVLLEFPVNYSTHIQPVCFPEKTFMVQTDTDCWVTGWGKLHEKDPKEAAPELLQEAELKIIRHEKCNEILKKKLGTRFDLVREGCVCGYSDLGEDSCQGDSGGPLVCEFNNTWVQVGIVSWGIGCGRKGYPGVYTEVSFFKDWVIDQMSQASSQDSAVLPSLPLCLVLSLGVLVTL; from the exons ATGCCGTTGCCGGGCGGCCTGGGCGGCACCCGCGCCCTGGGCCTGCTGGTCCTGCTCCTGCTGCGGCAGCCCCGGCTCCCCGAggcccgggcgggcggggcgggggcgcccgCACCCTCACCTGCCCCCTCGGGGGGCGGCCGCCAGCACCCGGGGGCGGGCCCGCGGGAGTTGCCACCT GTGATGCTGCTGGGCCGGGCCGCGCAGAGACCGGCGGTGCTGGGGCCGGGAGGAGCGGGGCGGGCGCCGGCGGGCGGCGTGGCCCTTCAGGCGCCCTCCTCGCCTGCTCCAGGCTGCGGCCACCAGACCATGCGGATCGTGGGCGGGAGGCCGGCGGCGGAGCGGCAGTGGCCCTGGCAGGTGAGCCTGCAGATCAAGGACGAGCACGTGTGCGGGGGCTCCCTCATTGCCAACCGCTGGGTGTTGACCGCCGCCCACTGCATCTTCGG CTTCCTGGATTACACGGTGAAGGTCGGAGGCATCCACGTGCATCACGCCTCCAAGATGGCAGTCAGAGTCCCAGTGCGAGACATCGTCATCCACCAGGATTTCAGCACTTTCAAGAGGATCGAGAACGACATTGCGCTGGTTCTGCTCGAGTTCCCTGTGAATTACTCCACCCACATCCAGCCGGTGTGCTTCCCCGAGAAGACTTTCATGGTGCAAACGGATACCGACTGCTGGGTGACTGGGTGGGGAAAACTACACGAAAAAG ACCCTAAGGAGGCAGCCCCCGAATTGCTCCAGGAGGCTGAGCTAAAAATCATTCGCCATGAGAAGTGTAATGAGATCTTGAAGAAAAAGTTGGGAACCAGGTTTGACCTAGTCAGGGAAGGGTGTGTCTGTGGTTACAGCGATCTCGGAGAGGATTCCTGCCAG ggagATTCTGGGGGCCCCCTGGTCTGTGAATTTAATAACACCTGGGTCCAGGTGGGGATTGTGAGCTGGGGCATCGGCTGTGGCCGCAAAGGATATCCTGGAGTTTACACAGAAGTTAGTTTCTTCAAGGACTGGGTCATTGATCAGATGAGTCAGGCTTCTTCTCAAGACTCAGcagtcctcccctccctgcccctgtgtCTGGTGCTGTCCCTGGGCGTCTTGGTGACCTTGTGA